One Myxococcaceae bacterium JPH2 genomic window, GGGCGGCTTGGGGTCATCTTCCTCGGAACATCCAGGCAGGGCCAACAGGCCCACCACGGTCAGCAGGGCGGCACAAGAAGCGCGAGTCAACGACAGACGGTGCATGGCGTTCCTCCGGAAACACCACCCACGGAGTCCTCGACAGGGCGAGGCGCGACGCGGAGCGGCGGGGAATGAGCGGAATTGTGGGAGCGAAAGCTTGCGAATCACAAGCATAAGCGCCCGCCGACTGGGATTGACGCACTGCAACTTGTGACGTCAGGCGAAAACACTACGCCGACGGTAATGATTGACGCGATGTATCAGATTTCTCGGCCCTCCCTTTGAGCCTGCGAGTGAGGGTCGAGCAGCACAACGGTTCAGGCCCTGGACCTGCTATCTGCCAGGGCACGATGACTCGACCCGACAACACCCAGGCCCGACGCATCTTCGTGGGACTCATCCTCGCGGCGCTGTTGCTGGTGGGCGTGACGTTGTGGCCCTTCATCCGGCCCCTCTTCCTGGCCACCATCTTCGCGGCGCTCCTCTGGCGCGCGCAGGAGGGGCTGACGCGGCTGCTCCGCGGGCGGCGCAACCTGGCGGCCACGCTGCTGTGCCTCGCCGTGGCGCTGGTCGTGGTGGGGCCGCTGGCGAGCCTGGTGGCCTACGTGGTGCGCGAAGGCGTGCAGGGCGCGCAGTCGGTGGCCTCGCTCGTGCGACAGGAAGGTCTGACGGGCGTGGTGGAGCGTGTGCCTCCCGCGCTCCAGCCATGGGCTCGCCGCGTGGTGGACAGCCTGCACCTGGAAGAGGCGCAGCTCAGCGAGGCGCTCAAGCAGGAGCTGAGCGAGCGCGGAGGACAGGCCGCGGAGGTGGTGGGCCGCGCCGTGTCCGCCACGGGCTCGGTGCTCGTGCAGGGCGTGATGATGCTGGTGGCGCTCTTCTTCCTGCTGGTGGATGGCGGCCGACTGGTGACGTGGCTGGAGGACCTCTCACCGCTGGCCCCCGGTCAGACGGCGGATCTGCTCACCGAGTTCCGGGATGTGTCGCGCGCCATCATCGTCTCCACCGTGGCCACCTCGGGCGTGCAGGCGCTGCTCGCCTTCCTCTCCTTCGTGGTGGGAGGTGTCCCGAGCGCGG contains:
- a CDS encoding AI-2E family transporter, which gives rise to MTRPDNTQARRIFVGLILAALLLVGVTLWPFIRPLFLATIFAALLWRAQEGLTRLLRGRRNLAATLLCLAVALVVVGPLASLVAYVVREGVQGAQSVASLVRQEGLTGVVERVPPALQPWARRVVDSLHLEEAQLSEALKQELSERGGQAAEVVGRAVSATGSVLVQGVMMLVALFFLLVDGGRLVTWLEDLSPLAPGQTADLLTEFRDVSRAIIVSTVATSGVQALLAFLSFVVGGVPSAVFFGLLTFFTAFIPAVGAGGMCLVASAIVFFDGRPVTALLVAVWGVAVVGTVDNLVKPLLARRGMDLHPALIFFSILGGLSIFGGVGLLLGPLVMATFLALLRIYRRDYGRHESTPANVALPTPAVPAPPRQDVG